The following are from one region of the Sorghum bicolor cultivar BTx623 chromosome 2, Sorghum_bicolor_NCBIv3, whole genome shotgun sequence genome:
- the LOC8083090 gene encoding abscisic acid 8'-hydroxylase 3 isoform X1, with amino-acid sequence MAFFFILACTLIFLAIAYYFQYARWQKGRGRSGGGHEKQASSSLKSLPPGSMGWPYLGETLQLYSQDPNIFFASKQKRYGEIFKTHLLGYPCVMLASPEAARFVLVTQAHLFKPTYPRSKERMIGPSALFFHQGDYHLRIRKLVQGALGPDALRALVPEVEAAVRSTLASWDGHVRSTFHAMKTLSFDVGIVMIFGGGRLDERRKAELRKNYSIVEKGYNSFPNSLPGTLYYKAMQARRRLQGVLSDIMRERRERGEPGTDLLGCLMQSQGDDGAPLLSDEQVADNIIGVLFAAQDTTASVLTWIVKYLHDHPKLLEAVRAEQAAVREATDGGRLPLTWAHTRSMALTHRVILESLRMASIISFTFREAVADVEYKGFLIPKGWKVMPLFRSIHHSPDYFQDPHKFDPSRFQVAPRPNTFLPFGNGVHACPGNELAKLEMLVLIHHLVTAYRCVHLLAASPYISACTYPCAPGRHIWLVPLDPSPTAPLLLYEHHRHQHVGDIYWWEIVGSSDEVEYSPFPVPKHGLPVKLWRENSTVDRKGRQTDDDDVEDIIV; translated from the exons atggccttcttcttcatcCTTGCTTGCACCCTCATTTTTCTAGCCATCGCCTACTACTTCCAGTACGCACGCTGGCAGAAGGGGAGAGGCCgctccggcggcggccatgagaagcaggcttcttcttccttgaagTCGCTGCCTCCTGGCTCCATGGGCTGGCCTTACCTCGGCGAGACCCTCCAGCTCTACTCCCAGGACCCCAACATCTTCTTCGCCTCCAAACAGAAGAGGTACGGCGAGATCTTCAAGACGCACCTCCTGGGTTACCCCTGCGTGATGCTGGCGAGCCCGGAGGCGGCGCGGTTCGTCCTGGTGACGCAGGCGCACCTGTTCAAGCCGACCTACCCTCGGAGCAAGGAGCGCATGATCGGGCCGTCGGCGCTCTTCTTCCACCAGGGCGACTACCACCTCCGCATCCGCAAGCTCGTCCAGGGCGCGCTCGGCCCCGACGCGCTCCGCGCGCTCGTCCCTGAGGTCGAGGCCGCCGTGCGCTCCACTCTCGCTTCCTGGGACGGCCATGTCAGGAGCACGTTCCACGCCATGAAGACG CTGTCGTTTGATGTGGGCATCGTGATGATCTTCGGCGGCGGCCGGCTGGACGAGCGGCGCAAGGCGGAGCTAAGGAAGAACTACTCCATCGTGGAGAAGGGGTACAACTCCTTCCCCAACAGCCTACCGGGGACGCTCTATTACAAGGCGATGCAG gcgcggcggcggctgcaGGGCGTGCTGAGCGACATCATGCGCGAGCGGCGGGAGCGCGGCGAGCCGGGCACCGACCTGCTGGGCTGCCTGATGCAGTCCCAGGGCGACGACGGCGCGCCGCTCCTGAGCGACGAGCAGGTCGCGGACAACATCATCGGCGTGCTGTTCGCGGCGCAGGACACGACGGCCAGCGTGCTCACCTGGATCGTCAAGTACCTCCACGACCACCCCAAGCTCCTGGAGGCCGTCCGGGCGGAGCAGGCGGCCGTCCGCGAGGCCACCGACGGCGGTAGGCTGCCGCTGACGTGGGCGCACACGAGGAGCATGGCGCTGACGCATAGG GTGATTTTGGAGAGCTTAAGGATGGCGAGCATCATCTCCTTCACATTCAGGGAGGCCGTGGCCGACGTGGAGTACAAAG GGTTCCTTATCCCCAAGGGGTGGAAGGTGATGCCGCTCTTCAGGAGCATCCATCACAGCCCGGACTACTTCCAGGATCCACACAAGTTCGACCCTTCTAGATTCCAG GTGGCGCCGCGGCCGAACACGTTCCTGCCATTTGGGAACGGCGTGCACGCGTGCCCCGGGAACGAGCTGGCCAAGCTCGagatgctggtcctcatccaccACCTGGTCACCGCCTACAGGTGCGTTCATCTCCTCGCAGCTTCTCCCTATATTTCCGCTTGTACATACCCTTGTGCACCAGGACGACACATATGGCTGGTGCCACTCGATCCATCGCCCACTGCACCTCTCCTCCTATATGAGCATCATCGTCATCAGCACGTGGGAGATATATACTG GTGGGAGATTGTTGGATCCAGTGATGAGGTCGAGTACAGCCCATTCCCTGTGCCCAAGCATGGCTTGCCTGTCAAACTATGGAGGGAGAACAGTACGGTGGACAGAAAGGGGCGTCAGACCGATGACGATGATGTGGAGGATATAATAGTTTGA
- the LOC8063703 gene encoding heat stress transcription factor B-1, with product MEEAGVAVVASKQSGGGVRGGGGPAPFLTKTHQMVEERATDEVISWAEQGRSFVVWKPVELARDLLPLHFKHCNFSSFVRQLNTYGFRKVVPDRWEFANDNFRRGEQGLLSGIRRRKPTTPQSSNKSGGSGGVNVAFPPPLPPPPAPPASGTTSGGGGNERSSSSASSPPRADQLTSENEQLKKDNHTLSTELAQARRHCEELLGFLSRFLDVRQLDLGLLMQGEEDVRAAGAAGDGALQAQRRAVVNHQLERGRGGEEGKSVKLFGVLLKDAAARKRGRCEEAVASERPIKMIRVGEPWVGVPSSGPGRCGGEN from the exons ATGGAAGAAGCCGGCGTGGCCGTGGTGGCGTCGAAGCAGAGCGGCGGCGGGGTCAGGGGAGGCGGCGGGCCGGCGCCGTTCCTGACCAAGACGCAccagatggtggaggagcgggcGACGGACGAGGTGATCTCGTGGGCGGAGCAGGGCCGGTCCTTCGTGGTGTGGAAGCCCGTGGAGCTGGCGCGCGACCTCCTCCCGCTCCACTTCAAGCACTGCAACTTCTCCTCCTTCGTCCGACAGCTCAACACCTAC GGTTTCCGGAAGGTGGTGCCGGACCGGTGGGAGTTCGCGAACGACAACTTCCGTCGAGGCGAGCAAGGCCTCCTGTCGGGCATCCGTCGCCGCAAGCCAACCACGCCGCAGTCATCCAACAAgtccggcggcagcggcggcgtgaACGTGGCGTTCCCTCCGCCGTTACCCCCTCCCCCGGCGCCTCCCGCGTCGGGCACCACGTCTGGTGGTGGCGGCAACGAGCGCAGCTCCTCGTCGGCGTCGTCGCCGCCACGGGCCGACCAGCTGACCAGCGAGAACGAGCAGCTCAAGAAGGACAACCACACGCTGTCCACCGAGCTGGCGCAGGCGCGCCGGCACTGCGAGGAGCTCCTGGGATTCCTCTCGCGCTTCCTCGACGTCCGGCAGCTCGACCTTGGCCTGCTCATGCAGGGAGAGGAAGACGTGCGAGCGGCGGGGGCCGCCGGTGACGGCGCACTACAGGCACAGCGCCGCGCCGTGGTCAACCACCAGCTGGagcgcggccgcggcggcgaggagggGAAGAGCGTGAAGCTGTTCGGCGTACTCCTCAAGGACGCCGCCGCAAGGAAGAGGGGACGGTGCGAGGAGGCGGTGGCGAGCGAGCGGCCCATCAAGATGATCAGGGTCGGCGAGCCGTGGGTCGGCGTGCCGTCGTCGGGCCCGGGGCGGTGCGGCGGCGAGAATTAA
- the LOC8083090 gene encoding abscisic acid 8'-hydroxylase 3 isoform X2 — MAFFFILACTLIFLAIAYYFQYARWQKGRGRSGGGHEKQASSSLKSLPPGSMGWPYLGETLQLYSQDPNIFFASKQKRYGEIFKTHLLGYPCVMLASPEAARFVLVTQAHLFKPTYPRSKERMIGPSALFFHQGDYHLRIRKLVQGALGPDALRALVPEVEAAVRSTLASWDGHVRSTFHAMKTLSFDVGIVMIFGGGRLDERRKAELRKNYSIVEKGYNSFPNSLPGTLYYKAMQARRRLQGVLSDIMRERRERGEPGTDLLGCLMQSQGDDGAPLLSDEQVADNIIGVLFAAQDTTASVLTWIVKYLHDHPKLLEAVRAEQAAVREATDGGRLPLTWAHTRSMALTHRVILESLRMASIISFTFREAVADVEYKGFLIPKGWKVMPLFRSIHHSPDYFQDPHKFDPSRFQVAPRPNTFLPFGNGVHACPGNELAKLEMLVLIHHLVTAYRCVHLLAASPYISACTYPCAPGRHIWLVPLDPSPTAPLLLYEHHRHQHVGDIY, encoded by the exons atggccttcttcttcatcCTTGCTTGCACCCTCATTTTTCTAGCCATCGCCTACTACTTCCAGTACGCACGCTGGCAGAAGGGGAGAGGCCgctccggcggcggccatgagaagcaggcttcttcttccttgaagTCGCTGCCTCCTGGCTCCATGGGCTGGCCTTACCTCGGCGAGACCCTCCAGCTCTACTCCCAGGACCCCAACATCTTCTTCGCCTCCAAACAGAAGAGGTACGGCGAGATCTTCAAGACGCACCTCCTGGGTTACCCCTGCGTGATGCTGGCGAGCCCGGAGGCGGCGCGGTTCGTCCTGGTGACGCAGGCGCACCTGTTCAAGCCGACCTACCCTCGGAGCAAGGAGCGCATGATCGGGCCGTCGGCGCTCTTCTTCCACCAGGGCGACTACCACCTCCGCATCCGCAAGCTCGTCCAGGGCGCGCTCGGCCCCGACGCGCTCCGCGCGCTCGTCCCTGAGGTCGAGGCCGCCGTGCGCTCCACTCTCGCTTCCTGGGACGGCCATGTCAGGAGCACGTTCCACGCCATGAAGACG CTGTCGTTTGATGTGGGCATCGTGATGATCTTCGGCGGCGGCCGGCTGGACGAGCGGCGCAAGGCGGAGCTAAGGAAGAACTACTCCATCGTGGAGAAGGGGTACAACTCCTTCCCCAACAGCCTACCGGGGACGCTCTATTACAAGGCGATGCAG gcgcggcggcggctgcaGGGCGTGCTGAGCGACATCATGCGCGAGCGGCGGGAGCGCGGCGAGCCGGGCACCGACCTGCTGGGCTGCCTGATGCAGTCCCAGGGCGACGACGGCGCGCCGCTCCTGAGCGACGAGCAGGTCGCGGACAACATCATCGGCGTGCTGTTCGCGGCGCAGGACACGACGGCCAGCGTGCTCACCTGGATCGTCAAGTACCTCCACGACCACCCCAAGCTCCTGGAGGCCGTCCGGGCGGAGCAGGCGGCCGTCCGCGAGGCCACCGACGGCGGTAGGCTGCCGCTGACGTGGGCGCACACGAGGAGCATGGCGCTGACGCATAGG GTGATTTTGGAGAGCTTAAGGATGGCGAGCATCATCTCCTTCACATTCAGGGAGGCCGTGGCCGACGTGGAGTACAAAG GGTTCCTTATCCCCAAGGGGTGGAAGGTGATGCCGCTCTTCAGGAGCATCCATCACAGCCCGGACTACTTCCAGGATCCACACAAGTTCGACCCTTCTAGATTCCAG GTGGCGCCGCGGCCGAACACGTTCCTGCCATTTGGGAACGGCGTGCACGCGTGCCCCGGGAACGAGCTGGCCAAGCTCGagatgctggtcctcatccaccACCTGGTCACCGCCTACAGGTGCGTTCATCTCCTCGCAGCTTCTCCCTATATTTCCGCTTGTACATACCCTTGTGCACCAGGACGACACATATGGCTGGTGCCACTCGATCCATCGCCCACTGCACCTCTCCTCCTATATGAGCATCATCGTCATCAGCACGTGGGAGATATATACTGA
- the LOC8083090 gene encoding abscisic acid 8'-hydroxylase 3 isoform X3 produces the protein MAFFFILACTLIFLAIAYYFQYARWQKGRGRSGGGHEKQASSSLKSLPPGSMGWPYLGETLQLYSQDPNIFFASKQKRYGEIFKTHLLGYPCVMLASPEAARFVLVTQAHLFKPTYPRSKERMIGPSALFFHQGDYHLRIRKLVQGALGPDALRALVPEVEAAVRSTLASWDGHVRSTFHAMKTLSFDVGIVMIFGGGRLDERRKAELRKNYSIVEKGYNSFPNSLPGTLYYKAMQARRRLQGVLSDIMRERRERGEPGTDLLGCLMQSQGDDGAPLLSDEQVADNIIGVLFAAQDTTASVLTWIVKYLHDHPKLLEAVRAEQAAVREATDGGRLPLTWAHTRSMALTHRVILESLRMASIISFTFREAVADVEYKGFLIPKGWKVMPLFRSIHHSPDYFQDPHKFDPSRFQVAPRPNTFLPFGNGVHACPGNELAKLEMLVLIHHLVTAYRWEIVGSSDEVEYSPFPVPKHGLPVKLWRENSTVDRKGRQTDDDDVEDIIV, from the exons atggccttcttcttcatcCTTGCTTGCACCCTCATTTTTCTAGCCATCGCCTACTACTTCCAGTACGCACGCTGGCAGAAGGGGAGAGGCCgctccggcggcggccatgagaagcaggcttcttcttccttgaagTCGCTGCCTCCTGGCTCCATGGGCTGGCCTTACCTCGGCGAGACCCTCCAGCTCTACTCCCAGGACCCCAACATCTTCTTCGCCTCCAAACAGAAGAGGTACGGCGAGATCTTCAAGACGCACCTCCTGGGTTACCCCTGCGTGATGCTGGCGAGCCCGGAGGCGGCGCGGTTCGTCCTGGTGACGCAGGCGCACCTGTTCAAGCCGACCTACCCTCGGAGCAAGGAGCGCATGATCGGGCCGTCGGCGCTCTTCTTCCACCAGGGCGACTACCACCTCCGCATCCGCAAGCTCGTCCAGGGCGCGCTCGGCCCCGACGCGCTCCGCGCGCTCGTCCCTGAGGTCGAGGCCGCCGTGCGCTCCACTCTCGCTTCCTGGGACGGCCATGTCAGGAGCACGTTCCACGCCATGAAGACG CTGTCGTTTGATGTGGGCATCGTGATGATCTTCGGCGGCGGCCGGCTGGACGAGCGGCGCAAGGCGGAGCTAAGGAAGAACTACTCCATCGTGGAGAAGGGGTACAACTCCTTCCCCAACAGCCTACCGGGGACGCTCTATTACAAGGCGATGCAG gcgcggcggcggctgcaGGGCGTGCTGAGCGACATCATGCGCGAGCGGCGGGAGCGCGGCGAGCCGGGCACCGACCTGCTGGGCTGCCTGATGCAGTCCCAGGGCGACGACGGCGCGCCGCTCCTGAGCGACGAGCAGGTCGCGGACAACATCATCGGCGTGCTGTTCGCGGCGCAGGACACGACGGCCAGCGTGCTCACCTGGATCGTCAAGTACCTCCACGACCACCCCAAGCTCCTGGAGGCCGTCCGGGCGGAGCAGGCGGCCGTCCGCGAGGCCACCGACGGCGGTAGGCTGCCGCTGACGTGGGCGCACACGAGGAGCATGGCGCTGACGCATAGG GTGATTTTGGAGAGCTTAAGGATGGCGAGCATCATCTCCTTCACATTCAGGGAGGCCGTGGCCGACGTGGAGTACAAAG GGTTCCTTATCCCCAAGGGGTGGAAGGTGATGCCGCTCTTCAGGAGCATCCATCACAGCCCGGACTACTTCCAGGATCCACACAAGTTCGACCCTTCTAGATTCCAG GTGGCGCCGCGGCCGAACACGTTCCTGCCATTTGGGAACGGCGTGCACGCGTGCCCCGGGAACGAGCTGGCCAAGCTCGagatgctggtcctcatccaccACCTGGTCACCGCCTACAG GTGGGAGATTGTTGGATCCAGTGATGAGGTCGAGTACAGCCCATTCCCTGTGCCCAAGCATGGCTTGCCTGTCAAACTATGGAGGGAGAACAGTACGGTGGACAGAAAGGGGCGTCAGACCGATGACGATGATGTGGAGGATATAATAGTTTGA